From a region of the Mycolicibacterium sp. MU0050 genome:
- a CDS encoding dihydrodipicolinate reductase, translating into MSKAATPYRVVQWTTGNVGKSSVAALAANPNYQLVGCYAWSPEKAGRDVGELVGIEPLGVTATNNVDELLALKPDVVVYNPMWIDVDELVRILEAGINVVSTASFITGHNQGAGRGRIAEACERGGSSMFGSGISPGYINQLAVVAAGICDRVDKITINEAADTTFYDSPATEKPVGFGQPIDSPDLQAMTAHGTGVFGEAVRLIADALDVELDDVRCDAEYAQTTEDLDLGSWTIPAGGVAGVYASWKGIVGGKTVVEVNVRWRKGQTLEPDWQIDQDGWVIEVAGRPTVTMKVGFLPPPDFEATTLEEFMVLGHIMTATPPLNAIPAVVAAPPGIVTYNDLPLILPRGVTSA; encoded by the coding sequence GTGTCGAAAGCCGCCACCCCCTATCGCGTCGTCCAGTGGACCACCGGCAACGTCGGGAAGAGCTCGGTAGCGGCGCTGGCGGCCAACCCGAACTACCAGCTCGTCGGGTGCTACGCCTGGTCCCCGGAGAAGGCCGGTCGCGACGTGGGCGAGTTGGTGGGCATCGAACCGCTCGGCGTCACCGCCACCAACAACGTCGATGAGCTCTTGGCCCTCAAGCCCGACGTCGTCGTCTACAACCCGATGTGGATCGACGTCGACGAACTGGTCCGGATCCTCGAGGCCGGGATCAACGTGGTGTCCACCGCGTCGTTCATCACCGGCCACAACCAGGGCGCGGGCCGCGGCCGCATCGCCGAGGCCTGCGAGCGCGGCGGCTCGAGCATGTTCGGTTCCGGGATCAGCCCCGGCTACATCAATCAGCTGGCCGTGGTCGCCGCGGGCATCTGCGATCGGGTCGACAAGATCACCATCAACGAGGCCGCCGACACCACCTTCTACGACTCCCCCGCCACCGAGAAGCCGGTGGGCTTCGGGCAACCGATCGACAGCCCGGACCTGCAGGCCATGACCGCCCACGGCACCGGGGTCTTCGGGGAGGCGGTCCGCCTGATCGCCGACGCGCTCGACGTCGAACTCGACGACGTGCGCTGCGACGCCGAATACGCCCAGACCACCGAGGACCTCGACCTCGGTTCGTGGACCATCCCCGCCGGCGGCGTCGCCGGGGTCTACGCCAGCTGGAAGGGCATCGTCGGAGGCAAGACGGTGGTGGAGGTCAACGTCCGCTGGCGCAAGGGCCAGACCCTCGAGCCCGACTGGCAGATCGACCAGGACGGCTGGGTGATCGAGGTCGCCGGCCGTCCCACCGTCACCATGAAGGTCGGCTTCCTGCCGCCGCCGGACTTCGAGGCCACCACCCTGGAGGAATTCATGGTGTTGGGCCACATCATGACCGCTACGCCGCCGCTCAACGCCATTCCGGCGGTGGTCGCCGCCCCGCCGGGCATCGTCACGTACAACGATCTGCCGCTGATCCTTCCCCGCGGCGTGACGTCGGCGTAA
- a CDS encoding MBL fold metallo-hydrolase: MRQLRPDLWETRPDAPFPGLTTHAYLWTGAPAGNVLFYSTLTDADFPDLDRLGGLSHQYLSHRDEAGPMLAAITARFGSQLHAPAAELDEIGVHAHVEVPLADRHTDDNGIEVIPTPGHSPGSTCYLVPGADGKRYLFTGDTLLLGGDGRWFAGFIPPISEADSLTRSLRQLATLRPDVVVSSAFAGEHGVHEVGARWDECVEEALIGLATRVG, translated from the coding sequence ATGCGACAGCTTCGCCCCGACCTGTGGGAAACCCGGCCCGACGCACCGTTTCCCGGCCTGACCACCCACGCTTACCTGTGGACTGGCGCACCGGCAGGCAACGTGCTGTTCTACTCCACCCTCACCGACGCCGACTTCCCCGACCTCGACCGCCTCGGCGGCCTGTCCCACCAATACCTGTCCCACCGCGACGAGGCCGGCCCCATGCTGGCGGCCATCACGGCGAGGTTCGGATCCCAGTTGCACGCCCCGGCGGCCGAACTCGACGAGATCGGCGTGCACGCCCACGTCGAGGTCCCCCTCGCCGACCGGCACACCGACGACAACGGCATCGAGGTGATCCCCACGCCCGGACACAGCCCGGGCAGCACCTGCTATCTGGTGCCCGGCGCGGACGGCAAGCGATACCTGTTCACCGGGGACACGCTGTTGCTCGGCGGCGACGGGCGCTGGTTCGCCGGCTTCATCCCACCGATCAGCGAGGCGGATTCTTTGACCCGCAGTCTGCGGCAACTGGCCACGCTGCGCCCCGACGTGGTGGTCTCCAGCGCGTTCGCGGGCGAGCACGGCGTCCACGAGGTCGGTGCGCGTTGGGACGAGTGCGTCGAGGAGGCGCTCATCGGGCTGGCCACCCGCGTGGGGTAG
- a CDS encoding ABC transporter permease subunit (The N-terminal region of this protein, as described by TIGR01726, is a three transmembrane segment that identifies a subfamily of ABC transporter permease subunits, which specificities that include histidine, arginine, glutamine, glutamate, L-cystine (sic), the opines (in Agrobacterium) octopine and nopaline, etc.): protein MSYSLRRRALSPIAVLVALLAGMLTACGSSTQDTDNPVAAAGVLRVGTEGVYAPFSYHDPATNALTGYDVDVAQAVGERLGVPVEFVETPWDSIFAALGANRFDVVANQVTITPERQDRYDMSEPYAVGEGVIVTRADDTSIASLADIEGKVAGETATSNWAQVARDNGARVEAVEGFTQAIKLLSQGRVDLVINDSIAVYAYLAETGDPGVKIAATTGEISEQGFAARKDSGLLPELNAALDELRADGTLSAISQRYLNADASSVAAAGDAAAAGAQPRSVWRLIADNLWPLAKAAITMTIPLTIISFAIGLVLALLVALARISSNRLLQNVSRLYISIIRGTPLLVQLFIVFYALPELGIRIDPFPAAVIAFSLNVGGYAAEVIRAAILSIPKGQWEAAQTIGMGYSTTLQRIVLPQAARVAVPPLSNTLISLVKDTSLASTILVTELLRTAQIAAAPTFEFFALYGTAAVYYWVICLALSFGQSRVEHRLERFVAK from the coding sequence ATGAGCTACTCCCTGCGGCGGCGAGCGCTGTCACCGATCGCCGTGCTCGTCGCGCTGCTGGCCGGGATGCTGACGGCCTGCGGGTCCTCCACCCAGGACACCGACAATCCGGTGGCGGCCGCCGGCGTGCTGCGGGTGGGCACCGAGGGCGTCTATGCGCCGTTCAGCTACCACGACCCGGCCACCAACGCGCTCACCGGTTACGACGTCGACGTGGCGCAGGCGGTCGGCGAACGCCTGGGCGTGCCGGTCGAGTTCGTCGAAACCCCTTGGGATTCGATCTTCGCCGCGTTGGGGGCCAACCGCTTCGACGTCGTCGCCAACCAGGTGACCATCACCCCGGAGCGGCAGGACCGCTACGACATGTCCGAGCCCTACGCCGTCGGCGAGGGCGTCATCGTCACCCGCGCCGACGACACCAGCATCGCCTCGCTGGCCGACATCGAGGGCAAGGTCGCCGGCGAGACCGCGACCAGCAACTGGGCTCAGGTGGCCCGCGACAACGGGGCTCGGGTCGAGGCCGTCGAGGGCTTCACCCAGGCGATCAAGCTGCTCAGCCAGGGCCGGGTCGACCTGGTCATCAACGACAGCATCGCCGTCTACGCCTACCTGGCCGAGACCGGCGATCCCGGGGTGAAGATCGCCGCCACCACCGGTGAGATCAGCGAGCAGGGCTTCGCCGCGCGCAAGGACAGCGGGCTGCTGCCGGAGTTGAACGCGGCGCTCGACGAATTGCGCGCCGACGGCACCCTGAGCGCGATCTCGCAGCGGTACCTCAACGCCGACGCCTCCAGCGTCGCCGCGGCGGGAGATGCGGCCGCCGCGGGGGCGCAGCCGCGCTCGGTGTGGCGGCTCATCGCGGACAATCTGTGGCCGCTGGCGAAGGCCGCGATCACCATGACCATCCCGCTGACCATCATCAGTTTCGCCATCGGGCTGGTGCTCGCGCTGCTGGTCGCGCTGGCACGGATCTCGTCGAACCGGCTGCTGCAGAACGTCTCCCGGCTCTACATCTCGATCATCCGCGGTACCCCGCTGCTGGTGCAGCTGTTCATCGTGTTCTACGCGCTGCCCGAACTCGGCATCCGCATCGACCCGTTCCCGGCGGCGGTGATCGCCTTCAGCCTGAACGTCGGCGGGTATGCGGCCGAGGTGATCCGCGCGGCCATCCTGAGCATCCCCAAGGGCCAATGGGAGGCCGCGCAGACCATCGGCATGGGGTATTCGACGACCTTGCAGCGGATCGTGCTGCCGCAGGCCGCGCGGGTGGCCGTGCCGCCGCTGTCCAACACGCTGATATCGCTGGTGAAGGACACCTCGCTGGCGTCGACCATCCTGGTGACCGAGCTGTTGCGCACCGCCCAGATCGCCGCCGCACCCACCTTCGAGTTCTTCGCGCTGTACGGCACCGCGGCGGTTTATTACTGGGTGATCTGCCTGGCTTTGTCGTTCGGGCAGAGCCGCGTCGAACACCGACTGGAAAGGTTCGTGGCCAAGTGA
- the gluQRS gene encoding tRNA glutamyl-Q(34) synthetase GluQRS has protein sequence MSRSPGAGRFAPSPSADLHIGNLRTAVLAWLFARSTGRRFLMRVEDLDDRTFPEVAARQLADLAALGLDWDTPTEYQTAHGARYDAAIERLRQRGLTFECYCSRKDILSAPRAPHAPEGAYPGTCRDLTDTQRVQRRSAGRPPALRLRADTTEYTVTDVLHGSYTGVVDDLVLRRGDGVPAYNLAVVVDDAAAGIDQVVRGDDLLPSSPRQAYLAALLGFSIPIYAHVPLVLNADGKRLAKRDGAVTLAEIGVGGALRRIADSLGYRSATVAGMLDEFDPARLPRRPWIYRPT, from the coding sequence GTGTCCCGCTCCCCCGGTGCGGGCCGGTTCGCCCCGAGCCCGTCGGCCGATCTGCACATCGGCAACCTGCGCACCGCGGTGCTGGCCTGGCTGTTCGCCCGTTCCACCGGCCGTCGGTTCCTGATGCGGGTCGAGGACCTCGACGACCGCACGTTCCCCGAGGTGGCGGCCCGCCAGCTCGCCGACCTGGCCGCGCTCGGGCTGGATTGGGACACCCCGACGGAGTATCAGACCGCGCACGGGGCCCGCTACGACGCCGCCATCGAACGCCTGCGCCAACGCGGCCTGACGTTCGAATGCTATTGCAGCAGAAAGGACATCCTGTCGGCGCCGCGGGCCCCACACGCCCCCGAGGGCGCCTATCCGGGTACGTGCCGGGATCTCACCGACACCCAACGCGTCCAACGCCGCAGCGCTGGCCGGCCGCCGGCGCTGCGGTTGCGCGCGGACACCACCGAGTACACCGTCACCGACGTGCTGCACGGCAGCTACACCGGTGTGGTGGACGACCTGGTGCTGCGCCGCGGCGACGGCGTGCCGGCCTACAACCTGGCGGTGGTGGTCGACGACGCCGCAGCCGGCATCGACCAAGTGGTGCGCGGCGACGACCTGCTGCCGTCGTCGCCCCGGCAGGCGTATCTCGCTGCGCTGCTGGGTTTTTCAATCCCGATCTACGCCCATGTGCCGCTGGTGCTCAACGCGGACGGCAAACGGCTGGCCAAACGCGATGGGGCGGTGACGCTGGCCGAGATCGGCGTCGGGGGCGCCCTGCGGCGCATCGCCGATTCGCTGGGTTACCGGTCGGCGACGGTGGCGGGCATGCTCGACGAGTTCGATCCGGCGCGGCTGCCCCGCAGGCCGTGGATCTACCGCCCCACCTGA
- a CDS encoding DNA polymerase domain-containing protein: MASKATEIDVDGIKVRVTSPDKPFFPELGADGVKGRLIEYYRTVAQGPMLTAVRDRPTHLQRFPDGIDGEEVYQKRLPQKRPDYLESCTVTFPSGRTADALKVTHPAAIVWAAQMGTVTLHPWPVRCPDTEHPDELRIDLDPQPGTGFVEARTVAVDVLKPLLDELGLVGYAKTSGGRGVHVYLRITPDWDFIAVRRAGIALAREIERRAPEQVTTSWWKEERGKRIFVDFNQNARDRTMASPYSVRRTPIATVSMPLTWKELAGADPDDYTMLTVPDLVARREDPWADIDGSAQSLQPLLDIVAADEERGLGDMPYPPSYPKMPGEPPRVQPSKKVAEHWDDDGNPR, encoded by the coding sequence ATGGCTTCCAAGGCAACCGAAATCGACGTCGACGGGATCAAGGTCCGGGTCACCAGTCCGGACAAGCCGTTCTTTCCCGAGCTGGGTGCCGACGGCGTCAAGGGCCGGCTCATCGAGTACTACCGCACCGTGGCGCAGGGGCCGATGCTCACCGCGGTGCGGGACCGGCCCACGCACCTGCAGCGGTTCCCGGACGGCATCGACGGCGAGGAGGTGTACCAGAAGCGGCTGCCGCAGAAGCGGCCCGACTACCTCGAATCCTGCACGGTGACCTTTCCGTCCGGGCGGACCGCCGACGCGCTCAAGGTGACCCACCCCGCGGCGATCGTGTGGGCGGCGCAGATGGGCACCGTGACGCTGCACCCGTGGCCGGTGCGCTGCCCGGACACCGAACACCCCGACGAGCTGCGCATCGATCTCGACCCGCAGCCCGGCACCGGGTTCGTCGAGGCCCGCACCGTCGCCGTCGACGTGCTCAAGCCGCTGCTCGACGAGCTGGGCCTGGTCGGCTACGCGAAAACCTCCGGCGGCCGCGGCGTCCACGTCTACCTGCGGATCACGCCGGACTGGGATTTCATCGCCGTGCGGCGGGCCGGCATTGCGCTGGCGCGCGAGATCGAGCGGCGGGCGCCGGAGCAGGTCACCACCTCGTGGTGGAAGGAGGAGCGCGGCAAGCGCATCTTCGTCGACTTCAACCAGAACGCGCGGGACCGGACCATGGCGTCGCCGTACTCGGTGCGACGCACGCCGATCGCGACGGTGTCGATGCCGCTGACCTGGAAGGAGCTGGCCGGCGCCGATCCCGACGACTACACGATGCTGACGGTGCCCGACCTCGTCGCGCGGCGCGAGGACCCGTGGGCCGACATCGACGGCAGTGCGCAGTCGCTGCAACCGCTGCTGGACATAGTCGCCGCCGACGAGGAGCGCGGGCTCGGTGACATGCCGTACCCGCCGAGCTATCCGAAGATGCCGGGTGAACCGCCGCGCGTGCAGCCGTCCAAGAAGGTCGCCGAGCACTGGGACGACGACGGCAATCCCCGTTAG
- a CDS encoding ATP-dependent DNA ligase, giving the protein MGYVDLPVLPPVDPMLAKAVAKVPDEPGAWSYEPKWDGFRALVFRDGDEVVLQSRNGKDLGRYFPELIEALRAETSPRCVLDGEIVVPRQIDGRTRLDWDSLSQRIHPAASRVKMLAEQTPAHFIGFDALAAGDTSLMTAPFRDRRRALGDLIQQQGWCHVTRTTEDPELGAHWLTTFEGAGLDGVIAKRLDGTYLPGKREMVKIKHARDADCVAIGYRIHKSGEGIGSILLGLYRDDGELQMVGGAASFTAKARLQLLAELEPLRKADDLVYDGEPSRWNSAADKRWIPIRPEKVAEVAYDQMEGTGDAWQRFRHTVKFLRWRPDRDPRSCTFDQLDVPVHYDLYDVLESS; this is encoded by the coding sequence ATGGGATACGTGGACCTACCCGTACTGCCCCCCGTGGACCCCATGCTCGCCAAGGCCGTGGCGAAGGTGCCCGACGAGCCCGGCGCGTGGTCCTACGAACCGAAATGGGATGGGTTCCGCGCCCTGGTGTTCCGGGACGGCGACGAGGTGGTCCTGCAATCGCGCAACGGCAAGGACCTCGGCCGCTACTTCCCCGAACTCATCGAGGCGCTGCGCGCCGAAACGTCGCCGCGCTGCGTGCTGGACGGCGAAATCGTGGTGCCCCGCCAGATCGACGGGCGGACCCGGCTGGACTGGGATTCGTTGTCGCAGCGCATCCATCCCGCGGCCAGCCGGGTCAAGATGCTCGCCGAGCAGACGCCGGCGCACTTCATCGGTTTCGACGCCCTGGCCGCCGGGGATACGTCCCTGATGACCGCGCCGTTCCGGGATCGTCGTCGTGCCCTCGGCGACCTGATCCAGCAGCAGGGCTGGTGCCACGTCACCCGGACCACCGAGGACCCGGAACTGGGTGCGCACTGGTTGACCACGTTCGAGGGCGCCGGCCTGGACGGGGTGATCGCCAAGCGTCTCGACGGCACCTACCTGCCGGGTAAGCGGGAGATGGTCAAGATCAAGCACGCCCGCGACGCCGACTGCGTGGCCATCGGATACCGCATCCACAAGAGCGGCGAGGGGATCGGGTCGATCCTGCTGGGGCTCTACCGCGACGACGGCGAGTTGCAGATGGTCGGTGGCGCAGCGTCGTTCACCGCCAAGGCCAGACTGCAGTTGCTCGCCGAGCTCGAACCGCTGCGCAAGGCCGACGACCTGGTGTACGACGGCGAGCCCAGCCGGTGGAACTCCGCGGCCGACAAACGCTGGATCCCGATCCGGCCGGAGAAGGTCGCCGAGGTGGCCTACGACCAGATGGAGGGCACCGGCGATGCGTGGCAACGCTTTCGGCACACCGTGAAGTTCCTCCGCTGGCGCCCGGACCGCGACCCGCGCAGCTGCACCTTCGATCAGCTCGACGTGCCGGTGCACTACGACCTCTACGACGTTCTGGAGTCCTCGTAA
- a CDS encoding S1C family serine protease, producing the protein MAPLTLPTSAQAAPFDPALAIAQVEPTLVQITTMNDFQGVIGNGTGIVVSPDGLVLTNHHVVQGANVIRATSVATGQGFDADVVGYARSDDIALLRLRGASGLPVAPLGDSNTVMLGEPVMTIGNANGTGAALTHETGEITALDRTIEAEDELTGSSHALGGLIESSTNLRSGDSGGALVNSAGQVIGMNAAATVNFRLDGQVTPGGQGFAIPINRVLDVANQIRAGIPSAEVHIGPSAMLGIGVDANPRRGSRGLPVRSLLRGGPADVAGLRAGDIIVAIDGRPISSANDLTSMLDARYPGDVIDVAWLQPNGVPRAAKVTLVPGPVT; encoded by the coding sequence GTGGCGCCTTTGACGCTCCCGACGTCGGCGCAGGCCGCCCCGTTCGACCCAGCGCTGGCGATCGCGCAGGTGGAGCCCACCCTGGTGCAGATCACGACGATGAACGACTTCCAAGGCGTCATCGGCAACGGCACCGGCATTGTGGTCAGCCCTGACGGGCTGGTGCTGACCAATCACCACGTCGTCCAGGGCGCGAACGTCATCCGGGCCACCAGCGTGGCCACCGGACAGGGCTTCGACGCCGACGTGGTGGGCTACGCCCGCAGCGACGACATCGCGTTGCTGCGGCTGCGCGGTGCCAGCGGTCTGCCGGTCGCGCCGCTCGGCGACTCCAACACCGTCATGCTCGGTGAACCGGTGATGACCATCGGCAACGCCAACGGCACCGGCGCCGCGCTGACCCACGAGACGGGCGAGATCACCGCGCTGGACCGCACCATCGAGGCCGAAGACGAGCTGACCGGCAGCTCGCACGCGCTGGGCGGCCTCATCGAATCCTCGACGAACCTGCGCTCCGGGGATTCGGGCGGCGCGTTGGTCAACAGCGCCGGCCAGGTCATCGGGATGAACGCCGCGGCCACCGTGAACTTCCGCCTCGACGGCCAGGTCACGCCCGGCGGGCAGGGCTTCGCGATCCCCATCAACCGGGTCCTCGACGTGGCAAACCAGATCCGCGCGGGCATCCCGTCGGCCGAGGTGCACATCGGTCCGTCGGCCATGCTCGGTATCGGCGTCGACGCCAACCCGCGGCGCGGTTCGCGCGGACTTCCGGTGCGATCGTTGCTGCGCGGCGGACCGGCCGATGTGGCCGGGCTGCGCGCCGGGGACATCATCGTGGCGATCGACGGCCGGCCGATCAGCTCCGCCAACGACCTGACCAGCATGCTCGACGCCCGCTACCCCGGCGATGTGATCGACGTGGCCTGGTTGCAGCCCAACGGGGTGCCCCGCGCCGCAAAGGTGACGCTGGTGCCCGGTCCGGTGACGTAG